The proteins below are encoded in one region of Dioscorea cayenensis subsp. rotundata cultivar TDr96_F1 chromosome 18, TDr96_F1_v2_PseudoChromosome.rev07_lg8_w22 25.fasta, whole genome shotgun sequence:
- the LOC120282093 gene encoding inter alpha-trypsin inhibitor, heavy chain 4-like produces the protein MDEDFSKAVEEGLRLSKRICTGKPSSRPSEQFMERSSTMAAGLLPTAPMAYAVISDPRIVDNPDIPSYQPHVHGSCDPPALIPLQMKEIALEIDCCLDAALVTVKGRWRVHCVMGSKSCNCRVVIPMGEQGSILGVELDVERKSYSTQVIQTEEDLNVEKLLNNEDGGFMNPQYFSCTIPLVSGGSEIHLKACWSQKLSYKDGQFIITIPFNFPEYVTPIPKVFSKGEKIQLNVNSGTEKEVLCQNASHPLKEKARQVGKLSFLYEAEADSWSRKDFSFAFSVYSSDIFGGMLVQSPPMHDFDQREMFCLYLFPGSNQTRKVFRKEVIFLVDISGSMQGKPLENVKDAIILALSQLAPRDYFGIIAFNEDISLFSSTLELATEDKIKKANQWISKSFVAEGGASGSQQLIAQPLNKAISLLTKSPDSLPHIFFITDGSFEEERNICSIMKNHVANHQPMQPRISTFGIGSFCNHYFLQMLASIGRGQYGVAHDPDSIEAQMQRWFRRALSPIVANITVDVFDHFDALEIYPLPIPDLSAESPLIVYGRYQGKLPDSVKARGILADLNDIVIDLQVQITKDIPLERISAKQQIDLLTAQAWFSESRHLEGKVIELSLQRGIPSEYTYLVLRQNQPEIKETAKEKSKKTKLLNLEAAKEQYLVQGIRIGFGNIAATAENHPPGFLMPKQPENHFLVDKAVGCCNRMCNCCCCMCCIQTCSKLNDQFVIVMMQLCTALSCLACFECCAEVCCDGSG, from the exons ATGGATGAGGACTTCTCTAAGGCGGTCGAGGAGGGGTTGAGGCTCTCAAAGCGGATTTGCACCGGAAAGCCCTCGTCACGGCCTTCTGAGCAATTCATGGAGCGATCGTCTACGATGGCGGCAGGGCTGCTCCCAACGGCGCCTATGGCTTACGCTGTGATTTCGGACCCGAGAATCGTCGATAACCCCGATATTCCCAGCTACCAGCCGCATGTGCATGGCAGTTGCGATCCCCCGGCGTTGATCCCGTTGCAGATGAAGGAGATCGCTCTGGAGATCGATTGCTGCTTGGACGCTGCTTTGGTGACCGTCAAGGGGCGGTGGCGGGTTCATTGTGTGATGGGAAGCAAGAGCTGCAATTGCCGCGTTGTGATTCCGATGGGAGAGCAG GGTTCCATTCTAGGTGTTGAGCTTGATGTCGAAAGAAAGTCCTACTCTACCCAGGTCATCCAAACAGAGGAAGATCTCAATGTAGAGAAACTTTTGAACAATGAAGATGGTGGCTTCATGAATCCCCAGTATTTTTCGTGCACAATACCACTG GTTAGTGGAGGATCCGAAATCCATCTCAAAGCCTGTTGGTCACAAAAATTATCATATAAGGATGGGCAATTCATTATAACAATTCCATTTAATTTTCCAGAATATGTGACTCCAATTCCAAAGGTCTTCTCAAAAGGAGAAAAGATACAGTTGAATGTGAATAGTGGTACTGAGAAAGAAGTTCTGTGCCAAAATGCCAGCCATCCGTTGAAG GAGAAAGCACGACAAGTTGGGAAGTTATCTTTTCTTTATGAAGCCGAAGCTGACAGTTGGTCACGCAAAGACTTTTCTTTTGCCTTTAGT GTTTACTCAAGTGATATTTTTGGGGGTATGCTGGTACAGTCTCCTCCCATGCATGATTTTGATCAAAGAGAGATGTTCTGCTTATATCTTTTTCCTGGAAGTAATCAGACAAGAAAG GTATTCAGGAAGGAAGTAATTTTTCTTGTTGATATAAGTGgaagcatgcaaggaaagccTCTTGAAAATGTCAAAGATGCAATAATTTTAGCACTCTCTCAGCTCGCTCCAAGAGATTATTTTGGCATCATAGCTTTCAATGAAGATATAAGTTTGTTCTCATCAACTTTGGAGCTAGCTACGGAGGACAAGATAAAAAAAGCGAACCAGTGGATAAGCAAAAGTTTTGTTGCAGAAGGTGGGGCAAGTGGCTCTCAGCAGTTGATTGCTCAGCCATTGAATAAG GCAATAAGTTTACTGACAAAATCACCAGAttcactcccacatatattttttattactgaTGGATCTTTTGAAGAGGAACGGAACATTTGCAGTATCATGAAGAATCATGTGGCCAATCATCAACCTATGCAGCCTCGAATTTCTACTTTTGGTATAG GTTCATTCTGCAACCATTATTTCTTGCAAATGCTAGCGTCAATCGGCAGAGGGCAGTATGGTGTTGCTCATGATCCAG ATTCAATTGAAGCTCAAATGCAGAGATGGTTCAGAAGAGCTTTATCACCAATAGTTGCAAATATAACAGTTGATGTCTTTGACCATTTTGATGCACTTGAG ATTTATCCTTTGCCTATTCCAGATCTATCAGCTGAAAGTCCATTAATTGTGTATGGAAGATATCAAGGCAAGCTTCCAGATTCTGTTAAAGCCAGAGGCATTTTGGCTGACTTAAATGATATTGTTATTGATCTGCAAGTACAGATTACAAAGGACATCCCACTTGAGAGA ATATCTGCGAAGCAACAGATTGATCTACTCACGGCTCAGGCGTGGTTTTCAGAAAGTAGACATCTTGAAGGAAAG GTCATTGAACTAAGCCTCCAACGTGGCATCCCATCAGAATACACTTATTTGGTCTTACGCCAGAATCAaccagaaataaaagaaacagcGAAAGAG aaatcaaagaaaaccaaACTCCTTAACCTTGAAGCTGCCAAAGAACAGTACTTGGTACAAGGCATTAGAATTGGATTTGGAAACATAGCGGCCACTGCAGAGAACCACCCCCCGGGATTTCTAATGCCGAAGCAACCAGAGAACCACTTCTTGGTGGACAAGGCTGTCGGTTGCTGCAACCGAATGTGCAACTGCTGCTGCTGCATGTGCTGCATCCAAACTTGTTCTAAATTGAACGACCAGTTTGTGATCGTAATGATGCAGCTCTGCACTGCTCTATCATGCCTTGCTTGCTTTGAATGCTGCGCAGAAGTTTGTTGTGATGGTTCTGGTTAG